The genomic segment TCCCGGTACGCGAGATACTGGATCCGTCGGTCCAGACTGAGGATCAGGTTCTTGCCGGGTCGCGGAGCGCGCAACAGCTCCACCTCCTGGACAATATGACCGAACCGGTCCTCCAGGACCTGCTCGCTCCCCGGGACACCATGCAGCCAGTTATTGTACGCCAGCTCCAGCCCGTCCTGCCCCACGTCATCGATGTTCGTAAAGCCAAGGACGTGGGCAGTCACCGCTCCGGCCGGGTAATAGCGCTGGTACTCGCGGCGCAGGAACACCCCCGGCACGTCCATCGCGGTAACCTGACGCCCCAACTCAGGGGGAATATGTCGCTTGATATACAGAAACTTACGCTCCTTATTGGCCTGTATTTTACGCACCAACCCCGCCCCCGGGAGGTCTAGCAGCCGCGCCAGCCGGCGTGCCGCCCCAAGGTCGGTGACCAGCTCCCCGGGGTTAGCGCACACCGAATCCACCGGCGTGCTGATGGCTAGCGGTTCGCCGTTGCGGTCGCTGATCATCCCGCGGTGGGCCGGGATCGGTATCACATGGAGGAAACGCATGTCCCCCTGGTGCTGGAGAAAACCGGTATCCAGCACCTGCAACTGCACCGCCCTGCCCACCAGCAGGGCCCCCGCGAGGCCGAACAGCCCCAGCACCAGGGCACGCCGAACGGGATAGGCGATATCGGATGCTGCCACCGTCACGGCCTGACGATCACAACAGAGTCGGGCGCGGGGCTATGCATCCCCAACTGGGTGCGAGCAATCCGCTCGACCCGGCTGTGAGTGCCCCAGGTGCTCTCCTCCAACTCCAGCCGGCCCCATTCCACGTTCAGTGAATCGCGCT from the Chromatiales bacterium 21-64-14 genome contains:
- a CDS encoding cell division protein FtsL, producing the protein MQRSGVLALLALVLASALGVVYATHETRRLFVELQHLRAERDSLNVEWGRLELEESTWGTHSRVERIARTQLGMHSPAPDSVVIVRP